ATATAATGCTGGAATAGTAGGATTGATAAATATTTTAGGTGAAGATAATGTTAGATATAAAACATATGAGAAAAATTCTGATTTGGAATATGATGAAATTGAAATCAAAATTGATGCATTTAATAATTTCGAAGAAAAATATTTTAACTATTTTATTAATACATATAAGAATTTAAATTGGTATCAATTGATTTCATATAAAGAAATAATAGAACATAAAATAGGACAAAATGAGTTTTCAAAAGAAGATATAGAGATAATAAATAAAATAATAAAATCTTTCAAAGATAATCTCAAAAAAGCCAGTTTTAAAAGTGCATACGATTTAATATATAAAGAATTAAATACTTTAGATATTTTAGAGGAAATAACTAAATTAAAAAATATAACTAAATCATCTAATGTTGAATTAATAAAAGATAATTTATTGAAATTAAAAAATATTCTTGTTTTCTTAGAAAATCCTATTTCAAAAAAATATATTGTAGCAAAAAACGTCATGTACTCTATTATTAAAAATGCATGGAATGGGGTGAGTTTTTTAAATCCCCAAACAAAAGAAAAAGATATGTATATTGATTATAAAAATTATTTTTTAGAACCATTCTTAGAATATAAAAAATTGGAAAATGATGAAATAAAAAAATACAAATATACTTGTTTTTCCTGTAATAGACCAATGAAAAAATTGGATGTAAATATGTCATTTATAAAAAATATTGGATTTGATGATGCAAGAAAACCTTCTAATGTATGGGATTTTGTTAACGATACATATATTTGTCCTGTCTGTAAGTTGGTTTATTCATGTATTCCTGCTGGATTTACATATGTGTATAATAAAGGGCTTTTTGTTAATTTAAATCATTCTATTGAAGATATTTATAATATAAATAAAAGAATAATAATGAAAACTTATAGTGACTCAATTAATGAAAATGATAAATATATGTTTTCATATAAGACATTATTAAGTAGTATATATGAAAATTTAAACAAAACAACGAAGTATGAATATTCTGATATTCAAATAGTAAAATTGGAAAATGAAAAATACTATTTTAATATTTTATCGAAAAAAACATTATCAGTTTTAAATAAATCTTCAATCCTTTTGAACGAAATAATAAATAATTATTATTATCCGACCAAAAAAGATGATTATAAAAAAGATGATTATAAAGATAAAATAATGTTATATGAGGAAATTATTTTTAGAATAACAAATAATGTAGAATTATACAGTCTAATAAATGATCTTTTAAGAATAAAACTTTCTGATAGAACAAATGGTTATTATTCAATAAGAACTATAAATAACTTAATTAAAATAAATTTAAATTATTTAAGCGAGGTGAAAGATATGAAAGATTTTAATGAAAGTGAAGTTAAACAAGCTAATTATTACGGATATTTAATGAGACAGTTTTATTTATCTAAAGGAAGTGAACACAAACTCTCGGGTATTTCATACAAGTTATTGAATGCATTAAAAGTAAATAATAAAGATAGCTTTATGGATACATTATTGAATAGTTATTTATATGTTGATAAGCCAGTTCCAAAAATAATTATAGAAGCCTTAGATAATAACGACATTTTCAAAAGTGTAGGATATGCATATATAGCTGGATTATTTGGAGAATATAAGAAAGGGGATGAAAATAATGGATAAAAAAGGATTAACATTA
The Marinitoga sp. 38H-ov DNA segment above includes these coding regions:
- the cas8a1 gene encoding type I-B CRISPR-associated protein Cas8b1/Cst1, giving the protein MEKLKENYITLKLSDWLYNAGIVGLINILGEDNVRYKTYEKNSDLEYDEIEIKIDAFNNFEEKYFNYFINTYKNLNWYQLISYKEIIEHKIGQNEFSKEDIEIINKIIKSFKDNLKKASFKSAYDLIYKELNTLDILEEITKLKNITKSSNVELIKDNLLKLKNILVFLENPISKKYIVAKNVMYSIIKNAWNGVSFLNPQTKEKDMYIDYKNYFLEPFLEYKKLENDEIKKYKYTCFSCNRPMKKLDVNMSFIKNIGFDDARKPSNVWDFVNDTYICPVCKLVYSCIPAGFTYVYNKGLFVNLNHSIEDIYNINKRIIMKTYSDSINENDKYMFSYKTLLSSIYENLNKTTKYEYSDIQIVKLENEKYYFNILSKKTLSVLNKSSILLNEIINNYYYPTKKDDYKKDDYKDKIMLYEEIIFRITNNVELYSLINDLLRIKLSDRTNGYYSIRTINNLIKINLNYLSEVKDMKDFNESEVKQANYYGYLMRQFYLSKGSEHKLSGISYKLLNALKVNNKDSFMDTLLNSYLYVDKPVPKIIIEALDNNDIFKSVGYAYIAGLFGEYKKGDENNG